One Sediminicola sp. YIK13 DNA segment encodes these proteins:
- a CDS encoding TolC family protein, with translation MKIKFIIVLVLFSIGSVTAQMKKWTLQECVDYAYENNLSIEQFELDLESIKLDKSDAIGGFLPSLSASSTLSGNTGLSFDPTNNQPVTTTIVTASGGLSSSAVLFDGLRNIHRLNRAKLAALASQYRLEDLKDDIGLSVANGYLQILLNKESLVVFKAQYAVTEQDLKRTKELVESGVVPMGDLLEVEATAATQEQQIVNAENLVFISRINLAQLLQITDYDNFDIVDQEFMVPPSNILDNSPKTIFDKALTFRNDIKLAESNVDVAEKDLDIAKGALYPTLRGFFNYNTRYSDQPSFDPVTNTFMTTSFGDQLWMNDGISYGAQLSIPIFNGFSVKNNIKRSEINVDRSRLQLEQDKLALEANVNQAYADVKNSYKSYEAAQKTLEARKTAYEYTRERFEVGLMNAFDFSQSQARVDNAEADLIRTKYDYIFRLKVLEFYFGIPITVN, from the coding sequence ATGAAAATTAAGTTTATAATAGTTTTGGTTCTTTTTTCAATAGGATCGGTTACGGCACAAATGAAGAAATGGACGTTACAAGAGTGTGTCGATTACGCCTACGAGAATAATTTGAGTATTGAGCAGTTTGAATTGGATTTGGAAAGTATAAAACTCGATAAATCGGATGCCATTGGAGGTTTTCTTCCAAGTTTAAGTGCCTCTTCCACTTTATCTGGAAATACTGGATTATCCTTTGACCCTACCAACAATCAGCCTGTAACCACAACCATTGTTACGGCGTCTGGTGGATTGTCATCTTCCGCAGTTCTTTTTGACGGCCTAAGAAACATCCATAGACTGAACCGTGCCAAGCTTGCAGCCCTTGCCAGCCAGTATAGATTGGAAGATTTAAAAGACGATATTGGATTGTCTGTAGCCAATGGATACTTGCAAATATTATTGAACAAGGAATCTCTTGTAGTTTTTAAGGCACAGTATGCTGTTACGGAACAAGATTTAAAACGCACCAAAGAGTTGGTAGAATCGGGCGTGGTGCCTATGGGCGATTTATTGGAGGTAGAAGCAACAGCTGCTACTCAGGAGCAACAAATTGTAAATGCGGAGAACCTTGTGTTTATTTCCCGTATTAATTTGGCCCAGTTACTGCAGATCACGGATTACGATAATTTTGATATCGTGGACCAAGAATTTATGGTGCCGCCATCCAATATATTGGACAATTCTCCTAAGACTATTTTTGATAAGGCACTTACCTTCAGGAATGATATTAAGTTAGCCGAATCTAATGTAGATGTTGCGGAGAAAGATTTAGACATTGCCAAGGGTGCGCTTTATCCTACGTTAAGAGGTTTTTTTAACTATAATACGAGATACTCGGATCAGCCGTCATTTGATCCCGTTACCAACACGTTTATGACCACAAGTTTTGGGGATCAATTATGGATGAACGATGGTATCTCTTATGGTGCCCAGTTAAGCATTCCTATATTCAATGGCTTTAGTGTGAAGAACAATATCAAAAGGTCAGAAATTAATGTTGACAGGTCAAGGCTTCAATTAGAGCAGGACAAATTGGCCTTGGAAGCAAATGTGAACCAAGCGTATGCTGATGTCAAAAATTCTTATAAGTCCTATGAGGCTGCTCAAAAGACGTTAGAAGCTAGAAAAACGGCCTATGAGTATACAAGGGAACGTTTTGAGGTAGGATTGATGAATGCCTTCGATTTTAGCCAGTCACAAGCTAGGGTAGATA
- a CDS encoding ABC transporter ATP-binding protein, whose protein sequence is MIEIKDLHKSYKMGSNSLHVLKGINFSVEEGELVAIMGSSGSGKSTLLNILGMLDELDKGSYTLDGVPIVNLNETKAANYRNKFLGFVFQSFNLINYKTALENVALPLYYQKVGRKERQEKALKYLEQVGLKEWAGHLPNELSGGQKQRVAIARAMAAEPKVLLADEPTGALDSKTSYEVMDLIQKINDKGNTILIVTHEPDIANMCKRIVHLKDGIILEDKRVEQVRASQYV, encoded by the coding sequence ATGATAGAAATTAAAGATCTTCATAAATCCTATAAGATGGGAAGCAATTCCCTCCATGTATTAAAAGGTATTAATTTTTCCGTTGAAGAAGGAGAGTTGGTAGCAATCATGGGTTCTTCGGGATCAGGTAAATCAACCTTATTGAATATTCTGGGAATGTTGGATGAATTGGATAAAGGTTCCTATACTTTAGATGGTGTACCTATTGTAAATCTTAACGAAACCAAGGCAGCCAATTATCGAAACAAATTTCTGGGCTTTGTATTTCAGTCCTTCAACCTAATCAATTATAAAACAGCTCTTGAAAATGTTGCCCTGCCCCTTTACTACCAAAAGGTAGGAAGGAAAGAACGACAAGAAAAGGCTTTGAAATATTTGGAACAGGTAGGTCTAAAGGAATGGGCAGGGCATCTTCCCAATGAGCTTTCTGGTGGACAAAAACAGCGTGTGGCCATTGCACGGGCTATGGCGGCCGAACCCAAAGTATTGTTGGCAGATGAGCCAACGGGTGCACTGGACAGTAAAACGTCTTATGAAGTAATGGATCTTATCCAAAAAATTAACGACAAGGGAAATACCATCTTAATCGTTACGCATGAACCTGATATTGCCAATATGTGCAAGCGTATCGTTCATTTGAAGGATGGGATAATTCTGGAAGATAAAAGGGTTGAACAAGTAAGAGCGTCGCAATATGTTTAG
- a CDS encoding ABC transporter permease, with product MFSRDNWKEIFQTIQKNKLRTFLSGFTVALGIFIFVVLFGFGNGLINTFDEFFGDDATNVFFVFPGRTTKPYKGFKANRQIEFENSDLADIEKNFPMFLEYTTPRISRSSLVKYKNESNNYSNRAVGPAHQFAEKTIMMKGRYINEADVTNRTKYAVIGRLVEKDLFGTDNSIGNYIDIGGSAFMVIGVFQDEGGDNEERTIYIPYTTRQLIEKNTDKIDQIIVGFRPEIGYVGAMAFDRSLTRFIKDKKNISPDDESGIFIRNIADQLKQNQQFARVLQIIVAFVAFGTIIAGIIGISNIMVFVVKERTKELGIRKALGATPKSVIGTILLESVFITTVSGFIGMILGIAILGSLGDTLKDYFITNPFINLTMAITATIVLIFFGALAGYLPAKRAADIKPIVALRDE from the coding sequence ATGTTTAGTAGGGACAATTGGAAAGAAATTTTCCAGACGATTCAAAAGAATAAACTGAGGACATTTTTGTCCGGGTTTACCGTTGCACTGGGTATTTTCATCTTCGTTGTTCTCTTTGGTTTCGGAAACGGACTGATCAACACCTTTGATGAATTTTTTGGGGACGATGCCACCAATGTATTTTTTGTATTTCCAGGACGGACCACAAAACCATACAAGGGCTTCAAGGCAAATAGGCAAATAGAATTTGAAAATAGCGATTTAGCTGATATAGAAAAGAATTTTCCAATGTTCCTGGAGTATACCACCCCAAGGATTTCTAGAAGTAGCTTGGTAAAATATAAGAATGAATCCAATAACTATTCCAATAGAGCTGTAGGTCCTGCACATCAGTTTGCAGAAAAGACGATCATGATGAAGGGTAGGTACATCAACGAAGCTGATGTCACCAATAGAACTAAATATGCTGTTATCGGAAGATTGGTAGAAAAGGATCTATTTGGTACGGATAATTCCATAGGCAACTATATTGACATAGGCGGTAGTGCATTTATGGTCATTGGAGTTTTTCAGGACGAGGGTGGAGACAATGAGGAAAGGACCATATATATACCGTACACCACAAGACAGCTTATTGAGAAGAATACAGATAAGATAGATCAAATTATTGTTGGGTTTAGACCGGAAATTGGATATGTCGGGGCGATGGCCTTTGATAGGAGTCTGACAAGGTTCATTAAGGATAAGAAAAATATCAGTCCAGATGACGAGAGCGGAATTTTTATCAGAAATATTGCCGATCAGTTAAAACAAAACCAACAATTCGCAAGGGTTTTACAGATAATTGTGGCCTTTGTGGCCTTCGGGACCATTATTGCCGGAATTATAGGGATCAGTAATATTATGGTTTTCGTGGTCAAGGAGCGAACCAAGGAACTGGGAATCAGAAAGGCATTGGGAGCTACTCCTAAGTCAGTCATTGGCACCATTTTGTTGGAGTCCGTATTTATTACTACGGTATCGGGCTTCATAGGAATGATCTTGGGAATTGCCATATTGGGATCCCTTGGAGATACCTTAAAAGATTATTTTATTACCAATCCATTTATCAATTTAACCATGGCCATTACAGCCACTATAGTATTGATTTTCTTTGGTGCACTTGCAGGTTATTTACCTGCCAAAAGAGCGGCCGATATAAAACCAATTGTAGCTTTAAGAGACGAATAA
- a CDS encoding ABC transporter permease — translation MRFIFDRNTWQEIYGSISKNKTRTIITVVGVLWGIFIYIVLSGAAKGLDNGFEKQFENVAMNSMFAWAQSTSMPYKGFKTGRQLQLKLQDVTVLENRVPEIQYIAPRNVKGIFGSGPAQIIRGTKSGNYAVYGDYPVLTKIATKKIYDGGRFINDEDIDQARKVCVIGERTQKEIFEKGEDPIGGFIRIDNVFFQVVGVHKFTPGGGFESDSDIYIPFSTFKKLYNTGEDVSWLTIAAYDDADVIQVEKDVKALLKTIHNVNPKDERAFGSFNLGEIFNRIVGFAEGLTFLSLVVGIATILAGVIGIGNILLISVKERTKELGVRRALGATPREVRALIILESVLLTMIAGVIGIILGAGVLSIINGLTQDTDFPYANPTVPIPYVLGALAIMVILGTLIGLIPAQRAVSIKPIDALREE, via the coding sequence ATGCGATTTATATTTGACAGAAATACATGGCAGGAAATATACGGTTCTATAAGTAAGAACAAGACCCGTACCATCATTACGGTGGTTGGTGTTTTGTGGGGTATTTTTATTTATATCGTATTGTCCGGTGCGGCAAAGGGGTTGGACAATGGTTTTGAAAAACAATTTGAAAATGTGGCCATGAACAGTATGTTCGCTTGGGCGCAAAGTACAAGCATGCCTTATAAAGGATTTAAAACCGGAAGGCAGTTGCAACTAAAACTACAGGATGTAACCGTGCTAGAAAATAGGGTTCCAGAGATACAATATATTGCCCCAAGAAACGTAAAGGGTATTTTTGGCAGCGGTCCTGCGCAGATTATTAGAGGTACCAAGTCTGGGAATTATGCGGTTTATGGGGATTATCCTGTATTGACAAAAATAGCCACTAAGAAGATATATGATGGGGGCAGGTTCATCAATGATGAGGATATAGACCAGGCACGAAAGGTCTGTGTCATTGGAGAACGTACCCAAAAAGAGATATTTGAAAAAGGAGAGGATCCTATAGGAGGATTTATTAGGATCGATAATGTGTTCTTTCAAGTAGTAGGTGTGCACAAATTTACACCTGGTGGTGGGTTCGAAAGTGATTCGGATATCTATATCCCGTTCAGTACTTTTAAAAAATTGTACAATACCGGTGAAGATGTTTCTTGGTTGACCATTGCAGCGTATGACGATGCAGATGTGATTCAGGTAGAAAAAGACGTGAAAGCCCTCCTTAAAACCATTCACAATGTGAATCCCAAGGACGAAAGGGCTTTTGGTTCCTTTAATCTGGGAGAGATTTTTAATAGAATTGTGGGATTTGCGGAAGGCCTGACCTTTTTATCCCTGGTAGTGGGAATAGCTACTATACTGGCTGGGGTCATAGGAATTGGAAATATTCTTTTGATCTCCGTTAAGGAAAGAACCAAAGAATTGGGGGTTAGACGGGCTTTGGGTGCAACACCACGAGAGGTACGCGCCCTTATTATATTGGAGTCGGTGCTATTGACCATGATTGCTGGAGTTATCGGTATCATATTGGGAGCAGGAGTGTTGAGCATAATCAACGGTTTAACGCAGGATACAGATTTCCCCTATGCCAACCCAACAGTGCCCATCCCTTATGTTCTAGGGGCCTTGGCAATAATGGTCATCCTAGGAACATTGATCGGGTTGATACCTGCCCAACGTGCCGTAAGCATAAAACCAATTGACGCATTAAGAGAAGAATAA
- a CDS encoding cytochrome c oxidase subunit 3 encodes MDLTTGTPKEKNDRAKKMMLWFGIVSLIMGFAGWTSAYIVSSTREDWLTDLQLPSSFLYSTLVLVLSSITYMMAKSAVKADNSKMCTRWLLLTLVLGVSFILLQFNGFSQMIAQGYYFTGPTSSITMSYIFLIAVVHILHVVAGLISLLVVLYRQIKGKYSSKEYLGLELGATFWHFLDLLWVYLILFFYFY; translated from the coding sequence ATGGATTTAACAACAGGTACTCCTAAGGAGAAGAACGATAGGGCAAAAAAAATGATGCTCTGGTTCGGGATAGTAAGTTTAATTATGGGATTTGCTGGCTGGACCAGTGCCTATATTGTGAGTAGTACCCGGGAAGACTGGCTTACCGATCTGCAATTGCCATCCTCGTTTTTATATAGTACTTTGGTATTGGTACTGAGCAGCATAACCTATATGATGGCGAAATCTGCCGTAAAGGCCGATAATTCCAAGATGTGTACCAGGTGGCTGTTGCTTACCTTGGTATTGGGAGTGAGTTTTATCTTATTGCAGTTCAATGGGTTTTCCCAAATGATTGCTCAAGGATATTATTTTACCGGGCCAACGAGCAGCATTACCATGTCGTACATCTTTTTGATTGCGGTTGTGCATATCCTGCACGTGGTTGCTGGGTTAATTTCCCTTTTAGTGGTATTGTACAGACAGATAAAAGGAAAATACTCCTCCAAGGAATATCTAGGATTGGAATTGGGGGCCACCTTTTGGCACTTTTTGGACCTTTTATGGGTCTATCTAATTTTGTTCTTTTATTTCTATTAA
- a CDS encoding efflux RND transporter periplasmic adaptor subunit produces MNKILKYVLIGVVVLGALWAAAFFVKTNSKSAITYETKNPFTANVEKKTVATGKVVPEDEVQIKPQVSGIIDKIYLKEGAKVKAGDLIAKIKVVPNEQSLNQAKGRVKNAEIALNNTKIEYDRNKILFDKGVVSSQDFNSQQLRYDQAKLELQNAQSDYQIIRVGSAGGSATANTNIRALVSGTILEIPVKEGDQVIQSNNFNDGTTIATIADLSIMIFEGKVDEGEVGKLQLGMPLKISLGAINDKEFDAKLRFIAPKGVEESGAVQFKIEGDVTVEDDFLIRAGYSANASLVLEKKDSVMVIPEALLQFDKTTDEPYVEILTGDQKFERKDVKIGISDGVNVEIVEGITKDDKVKIWNKTEPIKKGTEEDEEKN; encoded by the coding sequence ATGAACAAAATTCTAAAATACGTATTGATAGGAGTCGTAGTGTTGGGAGCATTATGGGCTGCAGCATTTTTCGTAAAAACGAATAGCAAATCTGCCATTACATATGAAACAAAAAATCCTTTTACCGCCAATGTGGAAAAGAAAACTGTGGCCACGGGAAAGGTAGTGCCCGAGGATGAGGTTCAGATTAAACCTCAAGTTTCAGGTATTATCGATAAGATATATCTAAAAGAAGGTGCTAAAGTGAAGGCAGGAGATTTGATCGCAAAAATTAAGGTGGTTCCCAATGAGCAATCTTTAAACCAAGCCAAGGGACGTGTAAAGAATGCAGAAATTGCATTGAATAACACCAAAATTGAATACGATAGAAATAAAATACTATTTGATAAAGGGGTTGTTTCCAGTCAGGATTTTAATTCACAACAACTTCGGTATGACCAAGCTAAATTGGAATTGCAAAATGCACAATCCGATTATCAGATCATCCGTGTTGGATCTGCTGGAGGCTCAGCAACCGCCAATACAAACATTAGAGCCTTGGTATCGGGAACTATATTGGAGATCCCAGTAAAAGAAGGGGATCAAGTGATCCAAAGTAACAATTTCAATGACGGAACCACCATTGCTACCATTGCGGATTTAAGTATCATGATCTTTGAAGGAAAGGTAGATGAAGGGGAAGTTGGAAAGTTGCAATTGGGGATGCCGCTAAAGATTAGTTTGGGCGCCATCAATGATAAGGAATTTGATGCCAAACTTAGGTTTATTGCACCAAAAGGTGTGGAAGAATCTGGAGCAGTTCAGTTTAAGATTGAAGGGGATGTGACCGTTGAGGACGACTTTTTAATTCGTGCTGGTTATAGTGCAAATGCGTCCCTTGTTTTGGAGAAAAAAGACAGCGTTATGGTGATTCCGGAAGCCTTGTTGCAATTTGATAAAACTACAGATGAGCCCTATGTGGAAATCTTAACGGGCGACCAGAAATTTGAGCGTAAAGATGTTAAAATAGGAATTTCGGACGGTGTCAATGTAGAAATTGTAGAAGGGATTACCAAGGATGACAAAGTAAAGATTTGGAACAAGACAGAGCCTATTAAGAAGGGAACTGAGGAAGACGAAGAAAAAAACTAA
- a CDS encoding cytochrome c oxidase subunit 3, producing the protein MDTTVTTGTEENVWGGGNQPLGASYGKMMMWFFIVSDALTFSGFLAAYGFSRFKFIETWPIADEVFTHVPFFHGNFPMYYVAFMTFILIMSSVTMVLAVDAGHKMKKNSVIWYMFLTIIGGAIFVGSQAWEWATFIKGDYGAIETKGGRILQFVKADSGERAALSDFTNQLPEERVAHESKSGLWFVGEGTLPTYSVNEVVEGFKANSNIVIRTEMLNEEGEKTVLSRDESLKSLNNAKYVVEGANLIHNEYGSRLFADFFFFITGFHGFHVFSGVMINLIIFFNVILGTYERRGHYEMVEKVGLYWHFVDLVWVFVFTFFYLV; encoded by the coding sequence ATGGATACTACGGTAACAACGGGTACAGAAGAAAACGTTTGGGGAGGCGGTAACCAACCTTTAGGAGCAAGTTATGGTAAAATGATGATGTGGTTCTTCATTGTATCTGATGCTTTGACCTTTTCCGGCTTTTTGGCGGCTTACGGATTTTCCAGATTCAAGTTTATAGAAACATGGCCTATTGCCGATGAGGTATTTACCCACGTTCCTTTCTTTCACGGGAATTTCCCAATGTACTATGTGGCTTTTATGACCTTTATCCTGATCATGTCATCCGTAACCATGGTATTGGCCGTGGATGCTGGGCATAAAATGAAAAAGAACAGCGTTATCTGGTACATGTTCCTTACTATTATCGGAGGTGCAATCTTCGTTGGTTCCCAAGCATGGGAATGGGCCACCTTTATCAAAGGGGATTATGGCGCTATTGAAACCAAAGGGGGGCGTATTCTGCAATTCGTGAAGGCCGATAGTGGTGAACGTGCTGCTTTGAGTGACTTTACAAACCAATTGCCAGAAGAGCGAGTAGCTCACGAAAGCAAAAGCGGACTTTGGTTTGTTGGTGAAGGGACGTTGCCTACCTATTCCGTAAATGAAGTGGTAGAAGGTTTCAAGGCCAATTCCAATATCGTCATTCGTACAGAAATGTTGAACGAAGAAGGAGAGAAGACAGTTCTTAGTAGGGATGAATCCTTAAAATCTTTAAATAATGCCAAGTACGTCGTGGAAGGAGCTAATCTGATCCATAATGAATATGGGAGTCGTTTATTTGCCGATTTCTTTTTCTTTATCACAGGTTTTCACGGATTCCACGTATTTTCTGGGGTGATGATCAACCTGATAATATTTTTCAACGTTATCTTGGGTACCTACGAACGCAGGGGACACTATGAGATGGTAGAAAAAGTTGGACTTTACTGGCACTTTGTGGATTTGGTTTGGGTATTCGTATTCACCTTCTTTTATTTGGTTTAA
- the cyoE gene encoding heme o synthase, giving the protein MKTAVQTAKSTLWSLIFADFKEITKARLAVSVVFSSIAGYFLGAVEISYLSLFLLSFGGYCMVGASNAFNQIIEKDLDALMNRTKNRPIPSGRMSVTTAMVIAVVLTIVGLVPLYILNPKTAMFGAISIFLYTSVYTPLKTKTPLSVFVGAFPGAIPFMLGWVAATNEFGIEPGTLFMIQFFWQFPHFWALGWMLDEDYKKGGFKMLPTGKKDKGTALQIIMYTIWMMVISIIPVFGITGRLQLSIVAAILIFAMGLGMLFFAMRLYERKDNKSAKNLMLASVTYITLMQVVYVVDKFI; this is encoded by the coding sequence ATGAAGACTGCGGTTCAAACAGCAAAAAGCACCTTATGGTCTTTGATATTTGCTGATTTTAAAGAGATTACCAAAGCTAGGCTGGCGGTAAGCGTGGTTTTTTCATCTATCGCCGGATACTTTCTTGGTGCGGTAGAGATTAGTTATCTGTCACTTTTTTTATTGTCTTTTGGTGGGTATTGCATGGTAGGTGCATCAAACGCTTTCAACCAGATTATTGAAAAGGATTTGGACGCTTTGATGAACCGTACCAAGAACAGACCTATTCCATCCGGAAGAATGTCGGTTACAACCGCTATGGTCATTGCAGTGGTTTTAACCATTGTTGGCTTGGTGCCTTTGTATATTTTGAATCCGAAGACAGCTATGTTCGGCGCCATATCCATCTTTTTATATACCAGTGTTTATACACCATTAAAGACCAAGACCCCCCTCTCTGTTTTTGTAGGGGCTTTTCCCGGCGCCATACCTTTTATGTTGGGATGGGTTGCCGCAACCAATGAGTTTGGAATAGAGCCCGGAACGCTATTTATGATACAGTTCTTTTGGCAGTTCCCACATTTTTGGGCCTTGGGATGGATGCTGGATGAGGATTATAAAAAAGGAGGTTTTAAAATGTTGCCCACGGGTAAAAAAGACAAGGGCACCGCGCTTCAGATCATCATGTATACTATTTGGATGATGGTGATTTCTATTATTCCCGTTTTCGGAATAACGGGAAGACTTCAATTGTCCATTGTAGCAGCAATCCTTATTTTTGCAATGGGATTGGGCATGTTGTTTTTCGCGATGCGACTTTATGAAAGAAAGGATAACAAATCTGCCAAAAATCTTATGTTGGCAAGTGTCACTTATATTACATTGATGCAAGTGGTTTATGTAGTGGATAAATTTATTTAA
- a CDS encoding cytochrome C oxidase subunit IV family protein has product MAHAHKLEIFRGLLKFKSNTQKIWGVLIFLTLVTAVEVALGIAKPEALTKSYVLGMKSLNWIFIILTLVKAYYIAWDFMHLRDEKSSLRRTIVWTPIFLVAYLIFILLFEADYIFQVYKEGFIKWNF; this is encoded by the coding sequence ATGGCACACGCACACAAATTAGAAATATTTAGAGGTCTTTTAAAATTTAAGTCGAACACGCAAAAAATCTGGGGGGTATTGATATTTTTAACCCTGGTCACAGCAGTAGAGGTTGCCTTGGGTATAGCCAAGCCCGAAGCATTGACCAAATCCTATGTTTTGGGGATGAAATCGCTTAACTGGATATTCATCATATTGACCTTGGTAAAGGCATACTATATTGCATGGGACTTTATGCACTTGAGGGATGAGAAAAGCTCTTTGAGAAGAACTATAGTTTGGACTCCGATTTTCCTGGTGGCTTATCTGATATTTATCTTGTTGTTCGAGGCAGATTATATCTTTCAAGTATACAAGGAAGGTTTTATAAAATGGAATTTCTAA
- a CDS encoding SCO family protein → MKNKYTYVWVSLIVLIFGIIFIPRIVDRIQSGSIVENDRMNVKNNSGALSYIEFNGEKRKVPSFSLVNQDSLVITEKDYRGKVYVVEFFFTTCPSICPIMNKNLVEIQEEFKDFQNFGVASFTINPEYDTPTVLKKYAESYGITNIDWHLLTGSHEEIYDLANNGFNIFAAQTPNAPGGFEHSGLFALIDKKGFIRSRVDDFGNPIIYYRGTISESEGQNEQGEKEQIAILKEDIKKLLEE, encoded by the coding sequence ATGAAGAATAAATACACATATGTTTGGGTTTCATTGATTGTGTTGATTTTCGGGATTATTTTTATTCCTAGGATCGTAGACCGTATACAGAGTGGTTCTATTGTGGAGAACGACCGCATGAACGTAAAGAACAACAGCGGAGCCTTGTCGTATATCGAATTTAATGGCGAAAAAAGAAAGGTGCCTTCATTTTCATTGGTCAACCAAGATAGCCTAGTCATCACAGAAAAAGATTATAGGGGCAAAGTGTATGTGGTAGAATTTTTCTTCACTACCTGTCCGAGTATTTGTCCGATAATGAACAAAAATTTGGTGGAGATTCAGGAAGAATTTAAAGATTTTCAAAATTTTGGAGTGGCTTCGTTTACCATTAATCCAGAGTACGACACCCCGACGGTTTTGAAGAAGTATGCCGAATCCTATGGGATAACTAATATAGATTGGCATTTGTTGACCGGTAGTCATGAAGAAATCTACGACTTGGCCAATAACGGCTTCAATATTTTTGCGGCCCAAACACCCAATGCCCCTGGAGGTTTTGAACATTCGGGACTTTTTGCCTTGATTGATAAAAAAGGGTTTATCAGGTCCCGGGTCGATGACTTTGGAAACCCAATTATTTATTACAGGGGGACTATCTCTGAATCTGAAGGTCAGAACGAACAGGGAGAAAAAGAACAGATTGCGATTTTAAAAGAGGATATTAAAAAATTATTGGAAGAATAG
- a CDS encoding DUF420 domain-containing protein: protein MDAIALKEKKFNKLITLVSVVIPVVVAILFGVKLPNVEPLSFLPPIYAATNGLTALLLIVAVWAIKNGKRTLHQNLMTTCIALSLAFLVMYVAYHMTSDSTTFGGEGWIKWVYYFILVTHIILSIAIIPLVLRTYARAYLKKFEAHRKLAKITFPIWLYVAVTGVVVYLMISPYYIQ from the coding sequence ATGGATGCCATTGCTTTAAAAGAGAAGAAATTTAATAAACTTATCACCTTGGTTTCCGTGGTGATCCCAGTAGTGGTTGCTATCTTGTTTGGGGTAAAATTGCCGAATGTGGAGCCACTTTCCTTTTTGCCGCCAATTTATGCGGCTACAAATGGGCTTACTGCCCTTTTGTTGATAGTTGCAGTCTGGGCCATAAAAAATGGAAAGAGAACGTTGCACCAGAATCTAATGACCACATGTATTGCATTGTCCTTGGCGTTCTTGGTCATGTACGTGGCCTATCATATGACCTCGGACTCCACAACCTTTGGAGGGGAAGGATGGATCAAATGGGTTTATTATTTTATACTGGTCACACATATCATTTTGTCCATAGCCATTATTCCTTTGGTATTGAGAACCTATGCCAGAGCTTATTTGAAGAAGTTTGAAGCACATAGAAAATTGGCAAAGATTACCTTTCCAATATGGCTTTATGTAGCTGTTACAGGGGTGGTAGTCTATTTGATGATTTCCCCTTACTATATTCAATAA